The following coding sequences are from one Dermacentor silvarum isolate Dsil-2018 chromosome 4, BIME_Dsil_1.4, whole genome shotgun sequence window:
- the LOC119448609 gene encoding serine-rich adhesin for platelets, whose protein sequence is MFRRLFRSKKVSEARPNSWLDCDERECPVQRLVCRDGGSPDVPNELAHGESLVGRGHRCSAARVDDYEGVSWMGRLEWPEWPVQEQSFENREEDLSVASCVESLWSRRCFRGGAQSLPAEAGLAGRAGLQDWWSLRKDDCVRDAVMAKLGLQVTCLGSVSPMSKSYPGQKAVFSAYRGLSLYKSGGDATMAAAAAAAATRRSPTSGGELYDENDVETKPGAGDHGHSPDKDGNYRDRNGGVKDEHNDKKLFHQRMHEPHPAGVRCASLETFHAKAFRAVSVCSNCSHLEGLLEEHEAKAAEEGMLSESGDDGAVPGCLGNTSGSLDTSTLSGDIKLDHIEDIGSRLHSTPSRPNGGCGVEDYRRLQLGLGDFDHLGGTATCSCARGDTSLHVKVTGSGDCEQGSGGSSRLPATSSPIPTEADEDGACLGSFGEDGVIENKGNVMSDELCNAEFGEAKTVEDESFSSDMTVRRLSYGDPIDEVESEFASQQGSESAGEFLDAGFDIDCSGEAAVEADFFSYVNLSPNFVSTSVRIQNQRAACEQQSSEWRDFDVFREQQSDEFFGVFEARPLRKGEECKSGLMPCEVIQSLSSELPSSPITTLTSGSTSASGPFKLTAALDNKEQRQLCPSPTNSIDGQVSVSSYGSFLTVDSYDDEADFQNAKFIGFSTNSESAHDLSSPIAPSPVIVQSPLRPESQSFQSYEETVGSSPDGCATSDELPPDMNLVEPTCSLVAYGQLCPESQSFQSYEDAASSSCQIELDAEGACDIIGPGERPASADYEIVVQEAGGSSSTTTLSFHVLDEEADGSTSSSSSTSSSSSSSSSSSSSSKNSSSNSSKSNNSSRRSRRSSSGSCSSESPAESGEEKIPAANSSRTPSQSSSPVLPNAENDAFSNGGASPPFPLQDYRSCRDFLRRLTDANPELSYSLSKSFASEECGVSEAASIEDVCSQIFSSYNESFTNFEALESFPALPRSSTAEMLTCPELRPLRLEGSTKDVFEPALSRDQSKRLKRSAAPAAAASDTTATTSKISGKWSHMPSASSVSMPDLNHSQKSTWPPGLQEQSGDAAVSDANLDSVGAHAATARKVVGFAL, encoded by the exons ATGTTTCGCCGCCTGTTCCGGTCGAAAAAAGTGAGCGAGGCCCGGCCGAACTCGTGGCTCGACTGCGACGAGCGAGAGTGTCCCGTCCAGCGCCTGGTGTGCCGGGATGGCGGCAGCCCGGACGTCCCAAATGAACTGGCCCATGGCGAGTCAC TCGTCGGGCGGGGACACCGGTGCTCAGCGGCTCGCGTGGACGATTACGAGGGCGTCTCTTGGATGGGGCGACTGGAGTGGCCCGAGTGGCCGGTGCAGGAGCAAAGCTTCGAGAACCGGGAGGAGGACCTCTCCGTGGCCTCCTGCGTCGAGTCGCTCTGGAGCCGACGGTGCTTCCGAGGCGGAGCACAGTCCCTGCCCGCGGAGGCAGGCCTCGCGGGGCGCGCCGGCCTCCAGGACTGGTGGTCGCTGCGAAAGGACGACTGTGTACGCGACGCAGTCATGGCCAAGCTTGGCCTCCAG GTCACCTGCCTGGGTAGCGTGTCACCGATGTCGAAGTCCTACCCTGGCCAGAAGGCAGTGTTCAGCGCTTACCGTGGCCTGAGCCTGTACAAAAGTGGCGGCGACGCCACCATggccgccgccgcagcagcagcagccacgcgtCGGTCACCGACGAGTGGCGGCGAGCTCTACGATGAGAATGATGTCGAAACCAAGCCCGGTGCTGGTGACCACGGGCATTCCCCCGACAAAGACGGCAATTACCGTGATCGTAACGGAGGAGTCAAGGATGAACATAACGATAAAAAGCTATTTCATCAGAGGATGCACGAGCCGCACCCAGCCGGCGTCAGGTGCGCCAGCTTGGAGACCTTCCACGCGAAAGCTTTTAGAGCGGTTTCAGTGTGTTCTAACTGCAGCCATTTGGAAGGACTTCTCGAGGAACACGAAGCAAAGGCGGCAGAAGAAGGCATGCTGAGCGAAAGCGGAGATGATGGTGCAGTTCCTGGCTGTTTGGGCAACACCAGTGGTAGCCTCGACACTTCGACGTTGAGTGGTGACATCAAACTTGACCACATAGAAGACATTGGCAGCAGGCTTCATTCCACGCCTAGCCGCCCTAACGGAGGCTGCGGCGTCGAAGATTATAGGCGGCTACAGCTTGGCCTGGGCGATTTTGACCACTTAGGCGGCACCGCAACTTGCAGCTGCGCGAGAGGCGACACTTCGCTGCACGTGAAGGTAACCGGCTCCGGTGACTGTGAGCAAGGCAGCGGAGGAAGCAGCCGGCTTCCTGCAACTTCGTCACCAATTCCTACTGAAGCGGATGAAGACGGTGCGTGTCTTGGTAGCTTTGGTGAGGACGGTGTCATCGAAAACAAAgggaatgtgatgagtgacgaGCTTTGCAATGCGGAATTCGGTGAGGCGAAGACGGTGGAAGACGAGTCCTTTTCTTCGGACATGACCGTGAGGCGCCTGAGCTATGGTGATCCCATCGATGAGGTTGAGTCAGAGTTTGCATCTCAGCAAGGTAGTGAATCTGCCGGAGAGTTTCTCGATGCCGGGTTTGATATAGACTGCTCCGGGGAAGCTGCCGTAGAAGCGGACTTTTTCTCGTACGTAAATCTGAGCCCGAACTTTGTATCAACGTCCGTCAGAATTCAGAACCAGCGAGCTGCGTGCGAACAGCAAAGTTCTGAGTGGCGTGACTTTGACGTGTTTCGAGAGCAGCAAAGTGACGAGTTCTTCGGCGTGTTCGAGGCGCGTCCATTGCGCAAGGGCGAGGAGTGCAAGTCAGGTTTGATGCCGTGCGAGGTTATCCAGTCTTTGAGCAGCGAGCTCCCTTCTAGTCCGATCACAACGCTCACCAGTGGTAGTACGTCAGCATCCGGACCTTTCAAACTGACTGCTGCCTTAGATAATAAGGAGCAGAGGCAGTTGTGCCCCAGTCCGACTAACAGCATCGATGGCCAAGTATCCGTTTCATCCTACGGTTCCTTCCTGACCGTAGACTCGTACGATGACGAAGCAGACTTTCAAAACGCCAAATTTATCGGCTTTAGCACGAACAGCGAATCTGCCCATGACTTAAGCTCTCCAATAGCACCAAGTCCTGTTATCGTACAGAGCCCCCTCCGTCCTGAATCGCAAAGCTTTCAAAGCTACGAAGAGACAGTTGGTTCCAGTCCTGACGGATGCGCTACGAGCGATGAGCTCCCGCCGGACATGAACCTCGTAGAACCCACCTGTTCTCTTGTTGCATATGGCCAGCTATGTCCAGAGTCACAAAGTTTTCAGAGCTACGAAGATGCAGCAAGTTCCAGTTGTCAAATCGAACTGGACGCCGAAGGTGCATGTGACATTATAGGACCAGGTGAGCGACCTGCGAGCGCAGACTACGAAATAGTGGTTCAAGAGGCCGGAGGTTCGAGTTCGACTACAACGCTATCTTTTCACGTTCTTGATGAGGAGGCGGACGGAAGCACCTCGAGCAGCAGCAgtaccagcagcagcagcagtagtagcagcagcagcagcagcagcagtaaaaacagcagcagcaacagcagcaaaagCAACAACAGTAGCAGGAGAAGCAGGAGAAGCAGTAGCGGTAGCTGTAGCAGCGAAAGTCCCGCCGAGTCCGGTGAGGAGAAGATTCCAGCGGCCAATTCATCACGTACACCGTCGCAATCGTCATCACCGGTGCTGCCTAACGCAGAGAATGACGCCTTCAGCAACGGTGGCGCATCACCACCATTCCCGCTGCAGGACTACCGCAGCTGCCGTGACTTTCTGCGCAGGCTGACGGATGCGAATCCAGAGCTCTCCTACTCCCTTAGCAAGTCCTTTGCTTCCGAGGAGTGCGGCGTTAGCGAGGCTGCTTCCATTGAAGACGTATGCAGCCAGATCTTCAGCAGCTACAACGAAAGCTTCACTAACTTTGAGGCACTAGAGAGCTTCCCGGCGCTTCCACGCTCTAGCACCGCAGAGATGCTTACGTGTCCGGAGCTTCGGCCCTTGCGCTTGGAAGGGAGCACCAAGGACGTTTTCGAACCTGCGTTAAGTAGGGACCAGAGTAAGCGCTTGAAGAGGTCCGCGGCcccagctgctgctgcttcggACACGACGGCAACGACCAGCAAGATTTCTGGAAAGTGGAGTCACATGCCGTCGGCGTCTTCGGTATCCATGCCTGATTTGAACCATTCTCAGAAGAGTACATGGCCACCGGGTCTTCAAGAGCAGAGTGGAGATGCAGCCGTCTCGGATGCAAATCTCGATTCAGTGGGAGCTCACGCAGCCACTGCAAGGAAAGTGGTCGGTTTCGCATTGTGA